A genomic window from Vigna radiata var. radiata cultivar VC1973A chromosome 2, Vradiata_ver6, whole genome shotgun sequence includes:
- the LOC106755907 gene encoding thioredoxin-like protein YLS8: MSYLLPHLHSGWAVDQCILSEEERVVVIRFGHDWDDTCMQMDEVLASVAEKIKNFAVIYVVDISEVPDFNTMYELYDPCTVMFFFRNKHIMIDLGTGNNNKINWALKDKQEFIDIVETVYRGARKGRGLVISPKDYSTKYRY, from the exons ATGTCATACTTGTTACCACATTTGCACTCTGGTTGGGCCGTTGATCAGTGTATTCTCTCAGAAGAAGAACGAGTTGTCGTCATTCGCTTCGGCCACGATTGGGATGACACCTGCATGCAG ATGGATGAAGTGCTGGCATCGGTTgctgaaaagattaaaaatttcgCTGTGATTTATGTTGTGGATATCAGCGAGGTGCCTGATTTCAACACCATGTACGAGTTGTATGACCCATGTACTGTTATGTTCTTTTTTAGGAACAAACATATCATGATAGACCTTGGAACAggaaacaacaataaaataaactgGGCTCTCAAAGACAAGCAAGAGTTCATTGATATTGTCGAAACAGTCTACCGTGGAGCAAGGAAGGGACGCGGTCTTGTCATTTCTCCTAAAGATTACTCTACCAAGTATCGCTACTGA
- the LOC106756149 gene encoding protein arginine methyltransferase NDUFAF7 homolog, mitochondrial — protein MLRRVLRQCYSLHRPTVPRRLYRRFCSSPSETTATTISIDRSTLYNPPEHTHHPTSDSELVKHLKGIIKFRGGPISLGEYMSEVLTNPKAGYYINRDVFGAEGDFITSPEVSQMFGEMVGVWVMCLWQQMGQPQRINLVELGPGRGTLMADLLRGASKFKNFIEALHVHLVECSPALQKLQHQNLKCVGEENASQDTDVRTARSLFGTPVSWHAMLEQIPSGLPTIIIAHEFFDALPVHQFQKASRGWCEKMVDVAEDSSFRFVLSPQPTPATLYLLKRLKWAAPEEFAELNQIEICPQAMELTQTIVDRISSDGGGALIIDYGMNGVISNSLQAIRKHKFVDLLDNPGSADLSAYVDFASIRHSAEEASGEVSVHGPITQSQFLGSLGINFRVEALLQNCTEEQAETLRTGYWRLVGDGEAPFWEGPDQDVPIGMGTRYQAMAIVNKNHGVPVPFQ, from the exons ATGCTGAGAAGAGTGTTGCGGCAATGTTACTCACTTCATCGGCCCACCGTGCCACGACGACTCTATCGGAGGTTCTGTTCTTCTCCTTCAGAGACCACTGCCACCACAATATCCATTGACCGTTCTACCCTTTACAATCCACCTG AGCATACTCACCACCCAACTTCTGATTCCGAGCTCGTCAAGCACCTCAAAGGCATCATCAAG TTTCGTGGAGGGCCTATTTCTCTTGGTGAGTACATGTCCGAAGTTTTGACAAATCCTAAAGCTGGGTACTACATCAATCGGGATGTTTTTGGAGCAGAGGGTGACTTCATCACCTCTCCTGAAGTTAGCCAGATGTTTGGTGAG ATGGTTGGTGTCTGGGTGATGTGTCTTTGGCAGCAAATGGGCCAGCCTCAGAGAATAAATCTAGTTGAGCTTGGCCCCGGACGAGGAACTCTCATGGCTGATCTCCTTCGC GGTGCTTCAAAGTTTAAGAACTTCATCGAGGCATTGCATGTGCACTTGGTGGAATGTAGTCCAGCACTGCAAAAGCTTCAGCACCAGAACTTGAAATGCGTTGGCGAAGAGAATGCTTCTCAAGATACTGATGTAAGAACTGCCAGGTCTTTGTTTGGCACTCCTGTATCGTGGCATGCAATGCTGGAACAGATTCCATCAGGAT TGCCAACAATTATAATTGCACATGAGTTCTTTGATGCCCTGCCAGTCCACCAGTTTCAG AAAGCATCTCGAGGCTGGTGTGAGAAAATGGTTGATGTGGCAGAAGATTCATC GTTTCGTTTTGTTCTTTCTCCACAGCCAACACCTGCTACTCTCTATCTATTAAAGCGGTTGAAATGGGCTGCACCAGAGGAATTTGCCGAGCTCAATCAAATTGAGATTTGTCCCCAAGCCATGGAGTTGACCCAAACCATTGTTGACAGGATAAGTTCTGATGGTGGAGGAGCTCTAATAATTGACTATGGCATGAATGGAGTAATCTCGAACAGTCTCCAG GCAATTCGGAAACACAAGTTTGTGGACCTTCTAGACAATCCTGGATCAGCCGATCTGAGTGCATATGTTGATTTTGCTTCCATTAGGCATTCTGCAGAGGAAGCTTCGg GAGAAGTGTCTGTTCACGGGCCAATTACTCAATCTCAATTTCTTGGTTCTCTCGGAATAAATTTTCGTGTTGAGGCACTCCTTCAGAACTGCACGGAGGAACAGGCTGAAACCCTGCGAACAGGTTACTGGAGACTTGTTGGTGATGGTGAAGCTCCCTTTTGGGAAGGACCCGATCAAGATGTTCCCATTGGTATGGGTACTCGCTACCAGGCAATGGCTATAGTCAACAAGAACCACGGTGTTCCTGTTCCTTTTCAGTAA
- the LOC106754706 gene encoding 50S ribosomal protein L12, chloroplastic yields the protein MASTTLTTLTLRSLSYPTPSSYPTHLSAKPSLQFPNIFHRATTATRRARVVVSAVEAPEKITTLGDAIAGLTLEEAKTLVDFLQDKLGVSAASFAPVAAVAAPGGAAADAAPVVEEKTEFDVVIEEVPSNARIAVIKAVRALTSLALKEAKELIEGLPKKFKEGISKEEAEDAKKQLEEAGAKIAIV from the coding sequence atgGCTTCCACAACTTTAACAACCCTTACTCTTCGTTCTCTATCTTATCCAACACCCTCCTCTTACCCTACGCACCTCTCCGCCAAACCCTCCCTCCAATTCCCCAACATCTTCCACCGCGCCACCACCGCCACGCGCCGGGCACGCGTCGTCGTCTCTGCCGTCGAAGCGCCGGAGAAAATCACGACTCTCGGTGACGCAATCGCCGGGCTCACCCTGGAGGAGGCGAAGACTCTCGTGGACTTCCTCCAGGACAAGCTCGGGGTCTCCGCAGCGTCCTTCGCTCCCGTGGCTGCCGTCGCGGCTCCCGGAGGCGCCGCCGCGGATGCCGCgccggtggtggaagagaagACGGAGTTCGACGTCGTGATCGAGGAGGTGCCTAGCAATGCGAGAATCGCCGTGATTAAGGCCGTGAGAGCATTGACGAGCCTGGCGCTGAAGGAGGCGAAAGAGTTGATCGAAGGATTGCCGAAGAAGTTCAAGGAAGGGATTTCAAAGGAAGAAGCGGAAGATGCGAAGAAGCAACTCGAAGAAGCTGGTGCCAAGATTGCCATTGTTTAG